One stretch of Pomacea canaliculata isolate SZHN2017 linkage group LG1, ASM307304v1, whole genome shotgun sequence DNA includes these proteins:
- the LOC112557157 gene encoding cytosolic endo-beta-N-acetylglucosaminidase-like: protein MQHVTVPLKELFTRRKQNKPPNGTELHLQVHEGPWQMANVTSRTKGTTFCVDPETKQPECIGLKTLPEVLSWKPVADFMCNTTPCFSRPTTLCTKPSTLVCHDFKGGYLEDRYLQGGQKKNAYYFSRWECVDIFVYFSHDFITLPPLGWVLSAHKHGVLVLGTLITEWGTGAELWEEILSSESTSYQFISKLVSMSKHYGFDGWLLNIENNIQADKVPHLKEFVRRLTEESHISLPGSKILWYDSVTEAGDLMWQNELNENNSIFFDACDGIFLNYCWKLEGLTASKEKAVEKNRPYDVFVGIDVFGRGCPGGGGFNTREALQAARSMDLSAAVFAPGWVLETLGEENFDENDCRFWAQLSDLCYPSPKSGLPLATSFCQGQGESFFCLGEKVSDKPWYNMSLQQLQPERTCKEPYGHESITSLKSCLSSAYYGGCSLQLSASLDDHQLVSFRLFSFCEKLDQPLYCSYTYRDTGATPCKLHVVLGVESGHLTQHIIMGSVEEAGLDSGTQNVNSEPASTGTVGGRSDIYVQPLSSTELEALSSSIWFHGTQNDENGAAHEQWLTRYFKVSIAHLWQEEKARMDKEIVSVAVNLSMQSVTAAASPCKDQGTTKPESTEREERGKEQCSVVLGHFQIFKEEDLWLQPPIIKNITLDKLEDRQEFLKMENNGVSEMPAFSSPAGNSVSKDLYCILWEVQGKTVVDFFNVYFVQDDNKLSLAGQSATPALVVTITPQQFKEGKIVVMIQPVLSCTALPLPSSKCHSETLFLNSS from the exons ATGCAACATGTTACAGTCCCCTTGAAAGAGCTCTTCactagaagaaaacaaaataagccTCCAAATGGCACAGAGCTACATTTACAAGTACATGAGGGTCCGTGGCAAATGGCAAATGTTACGAGCCGAACCAAGG gTACAACTTTTTGTGTGGATCCAGAAACTAAGCAGCCAGAATGCATTGGCTTAAAGACTCTTCCAGAAGTCTTGTCATGGAAGCCTGTAGCAGATTTTATGTGCAACACCACGCCATGCTTTTCCCGCCCTACAACACTCTGCACAAAACCATCCACACTTGTGTGTCATGACTTTAAAGGTGGCTACCTTGAGGACAG atacCTTCAaggaggacaaaagaaaaatgcttattATTTCTCCAGATGGGAGTGTGTTGACATCTTTGTCTACTTTAGTCATGACTTCATCACATTGCCACCTCTCGGCTGGGTGCTTTCTGCTCATAAACATGGAGTTTTGGTGCTAG GTACTTTGATCACAGAGTGGGGGACTGGAGCTGAATTGTGGGAAGAAATTCTGTCATCAGAAAGTACATCATATCAGTTTATCTCTAAGCTCGTATCTATGAGCAAACACTATGGCTTTGATGGATGGCTGCTCAACATTGAAAACAACATTCAG GCAGACAAAGTCCCACACCTGAAAGAGTTTGTCAGGAGGCTAACGGAGGAGAGCCATATCAGTCTTCCAGGCTCCAAGATTCTGTGGTATGACAGTGTCACAGAGGCTGGTGACCTGATGTGGCAGAATGAACTCAATGAGAACAACAG CATCTTCTTTGATGCCTGTGATGGCATTTTCTTGAACTACTGCTGGAAACTGGAAGGTCTGACAGCATCAAAAGAAAAGGCAGTAGAGAAGAATCGGCCATACGATGTTTTTGTTGGCATTGATGTGTTTGGCAGAGGATGCCCAGGAGGGGGAGGTTTTAATACTAGAGAA GCCCTTCAGGCTGCTCGGAGCATGGATTTATCAGCAGCTGTGTTTGCACCAGGCTGGGTTCTGGAGACCCTGGGAGAAGAAAACTTTGATGAAAATGACTGCag ATTTTGGGCCCAATTATCTGACCTTTGTTACCCGTCACCTAAGAGTGGTCTTCCTCTAGCCACTTCTTTCTGTCAAGGCCAGGGGGAGAGTTTTTTCTGCCTGGGGGAA AAAGTTTCAGACAAACCTTGGTACAACATGAGTCTTCAGCAGCTGCAGCCTGAACGGACATGTAAAGAGCCTTATGGTCATGAGAGTATAACATCACTGAAGAGCTGCCTTTCCTCAGCATACTATGGGGGCTGCAGTTTGCAGCTCTCTGCCTCGCTAGACGATCATCAGCTGGTTTCTTTCAG ATTATTCAGCTTTTGTGAGAAACTTGATCAACCTCTATACTGCTCCTACACTTACCGAGATACAGGAGCAACTCCTTGCAAACTTCATGTTGTGCTTGGTGTGGAATCAGGACATCTGACCCAGCACATAATCATGGGCTCCGTCGAGGAGGCAGGACTTGACAGTGGAACACAGAATGTGAACAGTGAACCAGCATCCACTGGGACTGTGGGAGGAAGATCTGACATTTATGTGCAGCCCCTCTCAAGTACAGAGCTGGAAGCTTTATCTTCAAGCATATGGTTTCATGGTACCCAGAATGATGAAAATGGTGCTGCCCACGAGCAGTGGCTGACAAG GTACTTTAAAGTAAGTATTGCACACTTGTGGCAAGAGGAAAAGGCCAGGATGGACAAGGAAATTGTATCAGTGGCTGTCAACCTCAGCATGCAATCAGTCACAGCAGCTGCCAGCCCATGTAAGGATCAAGGCACCACCAAGCCAGAgtctacagagagagaggagagagggaaagagcaGTGTTCAGTTGTTTTAGGGCATTTTCAG atttttaaagaagaagatCTTTGGCTGCAGCCACCCATAATCAAAAACATCACCCTAGACAAGTTGGAGGACAGGCAAGAATTCCTAAAGATGGAAAACAATGGCGTCAGCGAGATGCCAGCTTTTTCATCTCCTGCAGGCAACTCTGTATCAAAAGACTTGTACTGCATTCTTTGGGAAGTCCAAGGGAAGACAGTGGTAGACTTCTTCAATGTCTACTTTGTGCAAGATGATAACAAATTATCTCTTGCAGGACAGTCAGCAACACCTGCCTTAGTTGTCACCATTACACCACAACAGTTTAAGGAAGGAAAGATTGTTGTAATGATACAACCTGTTCTGTCTTGTACTGCCTTGCCTCTTCCTTCTTCCAAGTGCCATAGTGAAACCCTATTCCTGAACTCATCATGA